One window of the Salvia miltiorrhiza cultivar Shanhuang (shh) chromosome 6, IMPLAD_Smil_shh, whole genome shotgun sequence genome contains the following:
- the LOC130990992 gene encoding receptor-like protein kinase FERONIA, giving the protein MVSIGAARGLYYLHSRHRIIHRDVKSSNILLDENWVAKISDFGLSKMGPANDSFTHISTNVKGTYGYLDPEYFLTRKLTRKSDVYAFGVVLFEVLSGRPALNMRLDEEQHSLAGWARYCIREGKVDRLIDHNLMEQISPACLKVFVGIAGRCLHTQPQGRPSMADVGMALELALALQQTEDPTGQAEEVENAGRTYSDHSDGVISMDDISLPTGESDRITNEDNLSNGSSDQKSGKKKAKDNGSNNNVTQRWWWDPFGIFSRTPSKSKALQQQPREVIHQFSLKEIQKATNNFHKSHIIGYGGLDNVYRGYIDGGKKSVAIRCSRANASRVSMAHELQTKKATQMTSHDHVASLIGYCETESDMILIYEHMANGTLYDHLHDASKDPLPWKQRLQICIGAARGLKYIHSTDEQTMLHRDLKSNNIWLDDNWTAKVSGWGLSKKTGNNQVPPIIRGLLDSDYIHGEEFTEKSFVYSFGLILFEVLFAEKESDRWFDEDQVRLAQWIKSCMRTNFLLKHGIIIMHRER; this is encoded by the exons atgg TCTCAATTGGTGCTGCACGTGGCTTATATTATCTTCACTCACGGCATAGGATCATACACAGGGATGTGAAAAGCTCGAACATTCTGCTGGATGAGAATTGGGTTGCCAAGATCTCAGATTTTGGCCTGTCCAAAATGGGACCAGCAAATGATTCATTCACCCATATCAGTACGAACGTCAAAGGCACATACGGATACCTAGATCCAGAGTACTTCTTAACTCGTAAATTGACGAGAAAATCAGATGTCTACGCTTTTGGAGTGGTTTTATTTGAAGTTCTGTCTGGAAGACCTGCATTGAACATGAGACTTGACGAGGAGCAACACAGCCTAGCCGGATGGGCTCGATATTGCATACGAGAGGGGAAAGTGGATCGACTCATTGACCACAACTTGATGGAGCAGATTTCACCAGCTTGTTTAAAAGTATTTGTTGGAATTGCAGGCAGATGCTTACACACTCAACCCCAGGGAAGGCCTTCAATGGCAGATGTAGGGATGGCCCTTGAATTAGCTTTGGCATTGCAGCAGACCGAAGATCCAACAGGCCAGGCGGAAGAGGTGGAAAATGCTGGAAGAACTTACAGCGACCATAGTGATGGGGTTATTTCTATGGATGACATAAGTCTCCCAACGGGAGAATCAGATAGGATTACCAATGAAGATAATCTCAGCAACGGAAGCAGTGATCAGAAGAGTGGAAAAAAGAAGGCTAAGGATAATGGTTCAAACAATAATGTCACACAAAGATGGTGGTGGGACCCATTTGGGATTTTTTCGAGAACGCCATCAAAATCGAAAGCTCTGCAACAACAGCCACGCGAGGTAATCCATCAGTTTTCCCTCAAGGAGATTCAGAAAGCCACAAATAATTTTCACAAAAGTCACATTATTGGCTATGGAGGACTGGACAATGTATATAGAGGATATATAGATGGTGGTAAAAAATCTGTAGCAATCAGATGCTCAAGAGCTAACGCATCCAGAGTATCCATGGCACATGAGTTGCAGACAAAGAAAGCGACTCAAATGACATCTCATGATCATGTTGCCTCTCTGATAGGGTATTGCGAGACGGAATCAGACATGATTCTTATATATGAGCACATGGCAAATGGGACACTCTACGACCATCTCCATGATGCTTCAAAAGATCCCCTTCCGTGGAAGCAAAGACTTCAAATCTGCATTGGTGCAGCTCGCGGTCTAAAGTACATTCATTCCACGGACGAGCAGACAATGCTACATCGTGACTTGAAGTCGAACAACATCTGGTTAGATGACAACTGGACAGCCAAGGTTTCTGGATGGGGTTTGTCCAAAAAGACAGGAAACAATCAGGTGCCGCCAATTATCAGGGGGCTTTTGGATTCAGACTACATACATGGAGAAGAGTTTACAGAAAAGTCTTTTGTCTACTCATTTGGTCTGATTTTGTTTGAGGTGCTGTTTGCTGAAAAAGAATCAGACCGCTGGTTCGACGAGGATCAAGTGAGACTAGCCCAGTGGATCAAGTCATGCATGAGGACTAACTTTTTGTTAAAACATGGtattatcataatgcatagagaaagaTAA